In one window of Temnothorax longispinosus isolate EJ_2023e chromosome 11, Tlon_JGU_v1, whole genome shotgun sequence DNA:
- the LOC139821817 gene encoding cytochrome P450 6k1-like — protein sequence MAFIELIIIALSALYIYYKFVIFNFWRRRNVFYIEPVVPTGNITTLITGKQQIGVFLQNFYMKHKEHRAIGIYAFFKPYLIIADPDLIQEVLIKNFSSFHDRGIHFNPKLNPLFENLFCVNGKKWQDLRHKMTPTFTPAKIKRMFPIAKECSERLANYLESKTQTRDSVEMKDMFGRYTIDVIMSTAFGIWSNSIENPNNEYLIQGKQFLRIKILRFILFVSLPKIMDLFSISLADRETTSFFMNMFRENVECRQIDNIVKDDFMNLLIQLMEKGYVDPDDDKKTDVKSTINKLTMAEATAQAFAFFFAGFESSAATATFALYELAQHQDIQDRVREEIDDMLAKHGDLTYEVIDKMKYLKKVINETLRKYPPLPMLNRICTETIDLPMLNTRVPKGTPIIIPVLGLHRDPTIYPDPDNFDPERFNKIETARRHPCAYLPFGEGHRICIGRRSGELVIKIGLASLLSKYKFKPHPRTAKPIVYNEKSFGLAIKGGVHLIIEQR from the exons ATGGCATTTATCGAATTAATCATCATTGCCCTGAGCgctctatatatttattataagtttgtCATCTTCAATTTTTGGCGAAGAAGAAACGTTTTTTATATCGAACCCGTTGTGCCAACTGGAAACATAACGACATTAATAACTGGAAAACAGCAAATAG gtgtatttttgcaaaatttctatATGAAGCATAAGGAACATCGAGCTATAGgaatatatgcattttttaaaccaTATTTGATAATTGCCGATCCCGATCTTATCCAAGaagtgttaataaaaaatttttcaagtttccATGATCGTGGAATACATTTTAATCCAAAACTTAATCCattattcgaaaatttattttgtgtaaatgGAAAGAAATGGCAAGATCTGCGCCACAAGATGACACCTACTTTTACTCCGGCAAAAATAAAGAGGATGTTCCCAATTGCCAAGGAATGTAGTGAAAGACTGGCAAATTATTTAGAAAGCAAAACACAGACGAGAGATTCTGTTGAGATGAAAGATATGTTTGGaag ATATACCATAGACGTAATAATGTCAACTGCTTTTGGCATATGGTCTAACTCCATTGAAAATCCGAATAATGAGTATCTAATCCaaggaaaacaatttttaaggataaaaatattacgatttaTCCTGTTTGTGTCCCTGCCAAAAATTATGGATTTGTTTTCCATATCCCTCGCGGACCGAGAGACCACCAgcttttttatgaatatgttCCGAGAAAATGTGGAGTGCAGACAAATTGATAATATCGTAAAGGACGACTTTATGAATTTGCTCATCCAACTTATGGAGAAAGGCTATGTTGATCCTGACGATGACAAGAAGACCgacgtaaaat CAACCATAAATAAGCTTACCATGGCGGAAGCTACCGCGCAGGcttttgcctttttttttgCTGGCTTTGAAAGCTCCGCGGCGACAGCAACATTCGCTCTATACGAATTAGCGCAACATCAAGATATACAGGACAGAGTTCGCGAGGAAATTGACGACATGTTGGCAAAACATGGTGATCTCACCTACGAGGTTATTGATAAGAtgaagtatcttaaaaaagtaataaatg AGACTCTGAGAAAATACCCCCCACTTCCAATGTTGAACCGCATCTGCACTGAAACTATAGACTTGCCAATGTTAAACACCCGCGTCCCCAAAGGGACTCCCATAATTATACCGGTGCTTGGGCTGCACCGAGATCCGACAATATACCCGGATCCGGACAATTTTGATCCAGAACGATTCAATAAAATCGAGACAGCAAGAAGGCATCCTTGTGCTTATTTGCCATTTGGAGAAGGGCATCGTATCTGCATTG gaAGGCGATCTGGAGAATTAGTCATAAAAATTGGACTCGCGAGTCTTctctcaaaatataaatttaaacctCATCCCCGGACAGCGAAGCCAATCGTTTACAATGAGAAATCATTTGGTCTCGCTATAAAAGGTGGTGTTCACCTTATTATCGAGCAAcgataa